From Budorcas taxicolor isolate Tak-1 chromosome 19, Takin1.1, whole genome shotgun sequence, the proteins below share one genomic window:
- the COASY gene encoding bifunctional coenzyme A synthase has protein sequence MAVFRSGLLVLTTPLTSLAPRLAPILSSAARLVNHTLYVHLQPGMSLGGSAQPQSSPVQATFEVIDFITHLYAGADVHRHLDVRILLTNIRTKSCLPPLPTSVQNLAHPPEVVLTDFQTLDGSQYNPAKQQLERYATSCYSCCPQLSSVLLYPDYGPAEPPAGSLGVHLPSTIRPTSPVARSAKQPVRGHRRGAVGGTFDRLHNAHKVLLSVACILAREQLVVGVADKELLKSKLLPELLQPYTERVEHLSEFLVDIKPSLTFDIIPLLDPYGPAGSDPSLEFLVVSEETYRGGMAVNRFRLENDLEELTLYQIQLLKDLNHKENEEDKVSSSSFRQQMLGNLLRPPYKRPELPPGFYVIGLTGISGSGKSSVAQRLKGLGAYIIDSDHLGHRAYAPGGPAYQPVVEAFGTDILHKDGIINRKVLGSRVFGNKKQLKILTDIMWPVIAKLAREEMDQAMAEGKRVCVIDAAMLLEAGWQNMVHEVWTVVIPETEAIRRIVERDGLSEAAAQSRLQSQMSGQQLVDQSHVVLSTMWEPHVTQRQVEKAWALLQKRISEAPSGP, from the exons ATGGCCGTATTCCGGTCGGGCCTCCTGGTGCTGACAACGCCGCTGACTTCCCTGGCCCCTCGCCTGGCCCCCATCCTGTCCTCGGCAGCCCGGCTGGTGAATCACACGCTCTATGTACACCTGCAGCCGGGCATGAGCCTGGGCGGCTCGGCTCAACCCCAGTCCAGCCCCGTGCAGGCCACATTTGAAGTTATCGATTTCATCACGCACCTCTACGCAGGCGCCGATGTCCACAGGCACCTGGACGTCAGAATTCTGCTGACAAATATCCGAACCAAGAGCTGTCTCCCTCCCCTACCCACCTCAGTCCAGAACCTGGCCCACCCGCCGGAAGTGGTCCTGACTGACTTCCAGACCCTGGATGGAAGCCAGTACAACCCGGCCAAGCAGCAGCTCGAGCGCTACGCCACCAGCTGTTACAGCTGTTGTCCGCAGCTGTCTTCAGTGCTGCTGTACCCAGATTATGGGCCTGCAGAGCCCCCCGCGGGGTCCCTGGGCGTCCACCTACCCTCCACCATCAGGCCAACCTCCCCTGTGGCCAGGTCTGCAAAGCAGCCGGTGCGTGGCCACCGGCGGGGGGCTGTGGGCGGCACCTTTGACCGCCTGCACAATGCCCACAAGGTGTTGCTCAGTGTCGCCTGCATCCTGGCTCGCGAGCAGCTAGTGGTGGGAGTGGCAGACAAAGAGCTGCTGAAGA GCAAGTTGCTCCCTGAGCTGCTCCAGCCCTACACAGAACGCGTGGAACATCTGAGTGAGTTCCTGGTGGACATCAAGCCCTCCTTGACATTTGATATCATCCCCCTGCTCGACCCCTATGGGCCCGCTGGCTCTGACCCCTCTCTGGAGTTCCTGGTGGTCAGCGAGGAGACCTATCGTGGGGGGATGGCCGTCAACCGCTTCCGCCTTGAGAAT GACCTGGAAGAGCTCACTTTGTACCAGATCCAGCTGCTGAAGGACCTGAACCACAAGGAGAACGAAGAGGACAAAGTCAGCTCCTCCAGCTTCCGGCAACAAATGCTGGGAAACCTGCTCCGGCCTCCATAT AAGAGGCCAGAGCTTCCCCCAGGTTTCTACGTGATTGGGCTGACGGGCATCAGCGGCTCTGGGAAGAGCTCAGTAGCTCAGCGGCTGAAGGGCCTGGGGGCGTATATCATTGACAGTGACCACCTGGGTCATCGGGCCTATGCCCCGGGCGGTCCTGCCTACCAGCCAGTGGTGGAAGCCTTTGGAACAG ATATTCTCCATAAAGATGGCATTATCAACAGGAAGGTCCTAGGCAGCCGGGTGTTTGGGAACAAG AAGCAGCTGAAGATACTCACGGACATTATGTGGCCAGTTATCGCAAAGCTGGCCAGAGAGGAGATGGATCAGGCTATGGCTGAGG GAAAGCGTGTGTGCGTGATTGATGCCGCCATGCTGCTTGAAGCCGGCTGGCAGAACATGGTGCATGAGGTGTGGACGGTTGTCATCCCTGAAACCGAG GCCATACGACGCATCGTGGAGAGGGATGGCCTGAGTGAGGCTGCGGCTCAGAGCAGGCTGCAGAGCCAGATGAGTGGGCAGCAGCTTGTGGATCAGAGCCATGTGGTGCTGAGCACCATGTGGGAGCCGCATGTCACCCAGCGCCAG GTGGAGAAAGCCTGGGCCCTCCTGCAGAAGCGCATCTCCGAAGCACCATCAGGCCCATGA
- the MLX gene encoding max-like protein X isoform X1, whose amino-acid sequence MTEPGASPEDPWVKASPVGAHAGEGRAGRARARRGSGRLGDSLQSPELPPLLGPWGCREDSSHPVCAKVEYAYSDNSLDPGFFVESTRKGSVVSRANSIGSTSASSVPNTDDEDSDYHQESYKESYKDRRRRAHTQAEQKRRDAIKRGYDDLQTIVPTCQQQDFSIGSQKLSKAIVLQKTIDYIQFLHKEKKKQEEEVSTLRKDVMALKIMKVNYEQIVKAHQDNPHEGEDQVSDQVKFNVFQGIMDSLFQSFNACISVASFQELSACVFSWIEEHCKPQTLREIVIGVLHQLKNQLY is encoded by the exons ATGACGGAACCGGGCGCCTCTCCGGAGGACCCCTGGGTCAAGGCAAGCCCCGTGGGCGCGCACGCCGGCGAGGGGAGGGCGGGTCGGGCTCGAGCACGTAGGGGGTCTGGAAGACTAGGGGACTCCCTGCAGTCCCCAGAGCTACCCCCGCTCCTCGGGCCCTGGGGCTGCAGAGAAGACAGCTCTCACCCTGTGTGTGCCAAG GTGGAGTATGCCTACAGCGACAACAGTCTGGACCCTG GGTTTTTTGTAGAAAGCACCCGCAAGGGGAGTGTAGTGTCCAGAGCTAATAGCATCGGTTCCACCAGTGCCTCTTCTGTCCCCAACACAG ATGACGAGGACAGCGATTACCACCAGGAATCCTACAAGGAGTCCTACAAGGACCGGCGGCGGCGAGCACACACTCAGGCCGAGCAGAAGAGGAGGGACGCCATCAAG AGAGGCTATGATGATCTACAGACCATCGTCCCCACCTGCCAGCAGCAGGACTTCTCCATTGGCTCTCAGAAGCTCAGCAAAGCCATCGTGCTGCAGAAGA ccATTGACTACATCCAGTTTTTgcacaaggagaagaaaaaacaggAAGAGGAGGTATCCACGCTCCGCAAGGATGTCATGGCCCTAAAGATCATGAAAGT AAACTATGAGCAGATTGTGAAGGCGCACCAGGACAACCCCCATGAGGGGGAGGACCAGGTCTCGGACCAGGTCAAGTTCAACGTGTTTCAAGGCATCATGGACTCCCTCTTCCAGTCCTTCAATGCCTGCATCTCGGTGGCGAGCTTCCAGGAGCTGTCAGCCTGTGTCTTCAGCTGGATTGAGGAGCACTGTAAGCCTCAG ACCCTACGGGAAATTGTGATTGGCGTCCTGCACCAACTGAAGAACCAGCTTTACTGA
- the MLX gene encoding max-like protein X isoform X3: MTEPGASPEDPWVKVEYAYSDNSLDPDDEDSDYHQESYKESYKDRRRRAHTQAEQKRRDAIKRGYDDLQTIVPTCQQQDFSIGSQKLSKAIVLQKTIDYIQFLHKEKKKQEEEVSTLRKDVMALKIMKVNYEQIVKAHQDNPHEGEDQVSDQVKFNVFQGIMDSLFQSFNACISVASFQELSACVFSWIEEHCKPQTLREIVIGVLHQLKNQLY, from the exons ATGACGGAACCGGGCGCCTCTCCGGAGGACCCCTGGGTCAAG GTGGAGTATGCCTACAGCGACAACAGTCTGGACCCTG ATGACGAGGACAGCGATTACCACCAGGAATCCTACAAGGAGTCCTACAAGGACCGGCGGCGGCGAGCACACACTCAGGCCGAGCAGAAGAGGAGGGACGCCATCAAG AGAGGCTATGATGATCTACAGACCATCGTCCCCACCTGCCAGCAGCAGGACTTCTCCATTGGCTCTCAGAAGCTCAGCAAAGCCATCGTGCTGCAGAAGA ccATTGACTACATCCAGTTTTTgcacaaggagaagaaaaaacaggAAGAGGAGGTATCCACGCTCCGCAAGGATGTCATGGCCCTAAAGATCATGAAAGT AAACTATGAGCAGATTGTGAAGGCGCACCAGGACAACCCCCATGAGGGGGAGGACCAGGTCTCGGACCAGGTCAAGTTCAACGTGTTTCAAGGCATCATGGACTCCCTCTTCCAGTCCTTCAATGCCTGCATCTCGGTGGCGAGCTTCCAGGAGCTGTCAGCCTGTGTCTTCAGCTGGATTGAGGAGCACTGTAAGCCTCAG ACCCTACGGGAAATTGTGATTGGCGTCCTGCACCAACTGAAGAACCAGCTTTACTGA
- the MLX gene encoding max-like protein X isoform X2, with protein MTEPGASPEDPWVKVEYAYSDNSLDPGFFVESTRKGSVVSRANSIGSTSASSVPNTDDEDSDYHQESYKESYKDRRRRAHTQAEQKRRDAIKRGYDDLQTIVPTCQQQDFSIGSQKLSKAIVLQKTIDYIQFLHKEKKKQEEEVSTLRKDVMALKIMKVNYEQIVKAHQDNPHEGEDQVSDQVKFNVFQGIMDSLFQSFNACISVASFQELSACVFSWIEEHCKPQTLREIVIGVLHQLKNQLY; from the exons ATGACGGAACCGGGCGCCTCTCCGGAGGACCCCTGGGTCAAG GTGGAGTATGCCTACAGCGACAACAGTCTGGACCCTG GGTTTTTTGTAGAAAGCACCCGCAAGGGGAGTGTAGTGTCCAGAGCTAATAGCATCGGTTCCACCAGTGCCTCTTCTGTCCCCAACACAG ATGACGAGGACAGCGATTACCACCAGGAATCCTACAAGGAGTCCTACAAGGACCGGCGGCGGCGAGCACACACTCAGGCCGAGCAGAAGAGGAGGGACGCCATCAAG AGAGGCTATGATGATCTACAGACCATCGTCCCCACCTGCCAGCAGCAGGACTTCTCCATTGGCTCTCAGAAGCTCAGCAAAGCCATCGTGCTGCAGAAGA ccATTGACTACATCCAGTTTTTgcacaaggagaagaaaaaacaggAAGAGGAGGTATCCACGCTCCGCAAGGATGTCATGGCCCTAAAGATCATGAAAGT AAACTATGAGCAGATTGTGAAGGCGCACCAGGACAACCCCCATGAGGGGGAGGACCAGGTCTCGGACCAGGTCAAGTTCAACGTGTTTCAAGGCATCATGGACTCCCTCTTCCAGTCCTTCAATGCCTGCATCTCGGTGGCGAGCTTCCAGGAGCTGTCAGCCTGTGTCTTCAGCTGGATTGAGGAGCACTGTAAGCCTCAG ACCCTACGGGAAATTGTGATTGGCGTCCTGCACCAACTGAAGAACCAGCTTTACTGA
- the PSMC3IP gene encoding homologous-pairing protein 2 homolog, with protein sequence MSKGRSEAAAGASGILLKYLQEQNRPYSAQDVFGNLQREHGLGKTAVVKALEQLAQQGKIKEKMYGKQKIYFADQDQFDVVSDADLQGLDAKILALTAKVQSLQQTCRHMEAELKELTSALTTPEMQKEIQELKKECAGYRERLKNIKAATNHVTPEEKEQVYKERQRYHKEWRRRKRMATELSDAILEGYPKSKKQFFEEVGIETDEDHNVKLPDP encoded by the exons ATGAGTAAAGGCCGGTCAGAAGCTGCCGCGGGAG CCTCCGGGATCCTGCTGAAGTACCTACAGGAGCAGAACCGGCCCTACAGTGCCCAGGACGTATTCGGGAACCTGCAGCGGGAACATGGGCTGGGCAAGACG GCGGTGGTGAAGGCGCTGGAGCAGCTGGCCCAACAAGGCAAAATCAAAGAGAAGATGTATGGCAAGCAGAAGATATACTTTGCGGACCAG GACCAGTTTGACGTGGTCAGTGATGCTGACCTCCAAGGCCTGgatgccaaaatcttggctctcaCTGCTAAGGTGCAGAGCTTGCAGCAGACCTGCCGCCACATGGAGGCTG AGCTGAAGGAGTTAACTAGTGCCCTGACCACACCGGAGATGCAGAAAGAGATCCAGGAGCTAAAGAAGGAATGTGctggctacagagaaagactgaagaACATCAAAGCAGCCACCAACCACGTGACTCCAGAAGAGAAAGAGCAG GTGTACAAGGAGAGGCAGAGGTACCACAAGGAGTGGAGGCGGCGCAAGAGGATG GCAACAGAGCTGTCTGATGCCATCCTTGAAGGATACCCCAAGAGCAAGAAGCAGTTCTTT GAGGAAGTTGGGATAGAGACGGATGAGGATCACAACGTCAAGCTCCCAGATCCCTGA